One segment of Micromonospora parathelypteridis DNA contains the following:
- a CDS encoding DUF3427 domain-containing protein, which yields MTDLERGVYEHLVTRELATRLQHVDPALIQHHKLDPADAHHTLARHIATLAARALQAVPSGDDKLHHQVDLANQIADAIATLSPKAATEQDQVTDAKHLLHAIAAPPTPPALPAFPQRPTTPLSTGALLVNGRHQPRIGHEVNHEMASAESVDLLCAFIKWYGLRIVEPAIRELIARGGKVRVITTTYLGATDQRALDRLAELGAEIKVSYETRTTRLHAKAWLFRRTNGTTTAYVGSSNLSKTALVDGVEWNVRISNMEQPHVIDTFAATFEDYWNDPAFEAYDANRDAERLRHALSGERRDQAPTEISNLDVRPYPYQAEILADLDAERLVHGRWRNLVVMATGTGKTVVAALDYRRLHRSKKVDSLLFVAHQEQILRQSLSTFRQVMGDGSFGETLVAGEKPNGWKHVFASIQSLHRREVDPEAYDMVIVDEFHHAEAPTYARLLERLRPRVLLGLTATPDRADGGDVRRWFDGRAAVELHLWDALERQLLAPFQYFGLHDDVNLSHITWKRGQGYDPTQLNTVYTGNDARARTVLRAVRDKVDVGRMRALGFCVSIGHAEFMAGWFRKHGVEAAAVTSRAGTDRAGLLRDFKAGKLRVLFTVDLFNEGVDLPMVDTILMLRPTESATIFLQQLGRGLRLDDDKPCLTVLDFIGGQNANFRFDLRWRALTGVSRRAITEAVRDDFPSLPSGCHVELDRVAKEIMLANLRSALPTSKAGLVSELRQLGDVSLATFLRETGLEIEDVYRSASIGGWTGLRRLAGVETSAPGPDDRELGRAIGRMLHTDDTDRLELLTRVAAGPPAPGQQVYAGNSRLLDMLHFSLWGPSTPLATRDERLARLWKEPARCTELRQVAEVLRDRIHRVTPTSAPGAVPLRVHARYSRNEACAAFGMTNPGSLREGVKWLPDAQADLFFVTLVKSEAHYSPTTMYADRAITDTLFQWESQSTTSSASTTGQRYTSGGSTVHLFVRETRIADRDLGAPPYLYAGTMTYDSHTGDRPMRVFWQLGHALPADVYATARTIAA from the coding sequence ATGACGGATCTTGAGCGGGGAGTGTACGAACACCTGGTCACCCGTGAGTTGGCCACCCGCCTCCAGCATGTCGACCCCGCCCTGATCCAACACCACAAACTCGACCCCGCCGACGCTCACCACACCCTCGCCCGCCACATCGCCACCCTGGCCGCCCGCGCCCTCCAGGCCGTTCCGAGCGGCGACGACAAGCTCCACCACCAGGTCGACCTGGCGAACCAGATCGCCGACGCCATCGCCACCCTGAGCCCAAAGGCAGCGACGGAACAGGACCAGGTAACCGACGCCAAGCACCTGCTCCACGCCATCGCCGCCCCGCCAACCCCACCGGCGCTACCAGCCTTCCCGCAGCGCCCGACAACCCCACTCTCCACCGGCGCTCTGCTGGTCAATGGCCGCCACCAGCCCCGGATTGGCCACGAGGTCAACCACGAGATGGCGTCGGCCGAAAGCGTCGACCTGCTCTGCGCGTTCATCAAGTGGTACGGCCTGCGCATTGTCGAGCCAGCCATCCGCGAGCTGATCGCCAGAGGCGGCAAGGTCCGCGTCATCACCACGACGTACCTCGGTGCCACCGATCAACGAGCGCTCGATCGACTAGCCGAGCTGGGCGCCGAGATCAAGGTGTCGTACGAAACGAGGACCACCCGCCTGCACGCCAAGGCGTGGCTCTTCCGCCGTACCAACGGCACCACCACCGCGTACGTAGGCTCGTCGAACCTGTCGAAGACCGCGCTGGTGGATGGCGTGGAGTGGAACGTTCGCATATCGAACATGGAGCAGCCGCACGTCATCGACACGTTCGCGGCGACGTTCGAGGACTACTGGAACGATCCGGCGTTCGAGGCGTACGACGCGAACAGGGACGCCGAGCGGCTACGGCATGCGTTGAGTGGTGAGCGCCGCGACCAGGCGCCGACCGAGATCTCGAACCTGGACGTGCGTCCGTACCCGTACCAGGCGGAGATCCTGGCCGACCTGGACGCCGAGCGGCTGGTGCACGGGCGCTGGCGCAACCTGGTCGTGATGGCGACTGGCACCGGCAAGACCGTGGTCGCTGCCCTCGACTACCGCCGGCTGCACCGCAGCAAGAAGGTAGATTCGCTGCTCTTCGTCGCTCACCAGGAGCAGATCCTGCGACAGAGCCTGTCGACGTTCCGGCAGGTGATGGGGGACGGCAGCTTCGGCGAGACCCTCGTCGCGGGTGAGAAGCCGAACGGTTGGAAGCACGTCTTCGCCTCCATCCAGTCGCTGCACCGCCGGGAGGTCGACCCCGAGGCGTACGACATGGTGATCGTGGATGAGTTCCACCACGCAGAAGCGCCGACGTACGCCCGGCTGTTGGAGCGGCTGCGTCCCCGCGTACTCCTGGGATTGACGGCGACCCCCGACCGGGCCGACGGCGGCGACGTGCGCCGGTGGTTCGACGGTCGGGCGGCCGTTGAGCTGCACCTGTGGGACGCGTTGGAGCGGCAGTTGTTGGCGCCGTTCCAGTATTTCGGGCTGCACGACGACGTGAACCTGTCGCACATCACCTGGAAACGCGGACAGGGCTACGACCCGACGCAGCTAAACACCGTCTACACCGGCAACGATGCTCGGGCGCGGACGGTGCTGCGGGCGGTCCGCGACAAGGTGGACGTCGGGCGGATGCGGGCACTCGGGTTCTGCGTGAGCATCGGGCACGCGGAGTTCATGGCCGGTTGGTTCAGGAAGCACGGCGTCGAGGCGGCGGCGGTGACCTCGCGGGCCGGCACCGATCGGGCCGGGCTGTTGCGGGACTTCAAGGCCGGCAAGCTGCGGGTGCTTTTCACCGTGGACCTGTTCAACGAGGGCGTCGACCTGCCGATGGTCGACACGATTCTGATGCTGCGGCCCACCGAGAGCGCCACGATCTTCCTGCAACAACTCGGCCGTGGCCTGCGCCTCGACGACGACAAGCCCTGTCTCACGGTGCTCGACTTCATCGGCGGGCAGAACGCCAACTTCCGCTTCGACCTGCGGTGGCGTGCGCTGACCGGAGTCAGCCGGCGGGCGATCACCGAGGCCGTCCGCGATGACTTCCCGAGCCTGCCGAGCGGCTGCCACGTCGAGCTGGACCGGGTGGCGAAGGAAATCATGCTCGCCAACCTGCGATCGGCGCTGCCCACCTCGAAGGCCGGTTTGGTGTCCGAGCTGCGGCAACTTGGCGACGTCAGCCTGGCGACGTTCCTGCGCGAGACCGGCCTGGAGATCGAGGACGTGTACCGATCGGCCAGCATCGGCGGCTGGACCGGGCTGCGGCGGCTCGCTGGCGTCGAGACGTCCGCTCCCGGCCCGGACGATCGGGAGCTGGGCCGAGCCATCGGTCGCATGCTGCACACCGACGACACCGACCGGCTTGAGCTGCTGACCCGGGTCGCGGCCGGACCGCCCGCGCCAGGTCAGCAGGTGTACGCGGGGAACAGCCGCCTCCTGGACATGCTGCACTTCAGCCTCTGGGGGCCGAGCACACCGTTGGCAACGCGCGACGAACGACTGGCCCGATTGTGGAAAGAACCGGCGCGCTGCACCGAGTTGCGGCAGGTCGCCGAGGTGCTGCGGGATCGCATCCACCGGGTCACACCGACTTCCGCCCCGGGGGCGGTGCCGTTGCGGGTGCACGCTCGGTACAGCCGCAACGAAGCATGTGCCGCCTTCGGCATGACCAACCCGGGTTCGCTGCGTGAGGGGGTGAAGTGGCTGCCCGACGCCCAGGCGGACCTGTTCTTCGTCACGCTGGTCAAGTCGGAGGCGCACTACTCCCCCACCACCATGTACGCCGACCGGGCCATCACCGACACTCTGTTCCAAT
- the dpdE gene encoding protein DpdE — MLGDTAEPTHVPSVLHSRITPGQFVQHPRIPGIARIAARVGASAEVEAFESAAEPVAATWSLPASECRPVILPAETRVFWLDAGTGIWHAGRVVAGGPDDYAIRLPNSDFDVLVSAAELRVRWHRPVRSPIEVLALRANESPYYRGARLPMLHSLIGQRAASANFSALISSAIEIYPHQIDAALTVLTDPVQRYLLADEVGLGKTIEAGLVIRQHLIDHPTARIAVLAPDILRRQWSSELRTKFFTEDFPQAEIRIGQHETPERWIEYRGFDLVVIDEVHNLTRAGNPRDEPYPQLAALAHAVPRLILLSATPATARPEVHLSLLHLLDPHLYRWADLEQFRQRFADRRRLANAVHGLNADLEILLPDVLLEIAELIPDDATFTQLAKNVHQFLTEDDELRNEADRPRLAGALEVLRAHISETYRLHRRMIRHRRAQVLRVTDDDLLPFEVSGRRRPDALTLGGQRADLIYQALLAWQQRVAQWLLNHDDDHGAHGYGQVLAVLTSRADELSNDLVDTLRWRLDGEAAAADRAGLSATERALLRQAPPLPFERQTLTELVDAAVNSAPRLNGLAKAVKGRQRPVVFCGPGQLADDLEAVLARRTGWNVLRHSRTRTAAEAAADVDRWRAGGALLLVDGTGEDGLNLQDADVVVHLRLPWSPNRLEQRLGRVDRFAGCFGTNGEPALQYCETGGNADESFAAAWRELLTRAFGAFEGSLSALQDMLDELQGQAWEVALHEGPTAMTAFADKISGALVRERREIEAMDALESVHHTTLGVRLAKRIDRMEQRWPQHESALRALIHGAGGGLRMTAEPDGGPVVTIGVDQRTPPLISPLILAKEGSRLPVGSMTGAFNRNVSLRRPGVRLFRIGNPLIELLAAVVAIDDRGQASALWRSGRSQESVHFGFDVIVEADLDAALSHRAAGTEALHAIRRQADLLLPPFMGRIWLDAADAQVTDEVLLRWLNAPYPHQRDRNLNSDRITPLLDSFGGAERFAAAARRAEAIARRLIVQGDRVRDRTAAAYEEGKRALAVQRAQALARKEAGRLLSDTESYVTDVALSDLLVNGLRTPKLRVVAAICVVGGDLWGAGHAPR; from the coding sequence ATGCTCGGTGATACGGCGGAGCCCACACACGTCCCGTCGGTACTCCATTCGAGAATTACTCCAGGGCAGTTTGTGCAACATCCTCGAATCCCGGGAATCGCTCGGATCGCAGCCCGAGTTGGCGCCAGCGCGGAGGTTGAAGCATTCGAATCTGCTGCCGAGCCTGTGGCGGCCACTTGGTCACTACCCGCCAGTGAGTGTCGACCTGTCATCCTGCCTGCGGAGACGCGGGTGTTCTGGCTGGACGCCGGGACCGGAATATGGCACGCCGGCCGGGTGGTCGCCGGTGGGCCAGACGACTACGCCATCCGACTTCCCAACAGCGACTTCGATGTACTGGTATCCGCTGCCGAACTGCGTGTGCGCTGGCATCGGCCGGTTCGATCCCCCATCGAAGTGCTGGCCCTGCGGGCGAACGAGTCCCCGTACTACCGCGGCGCGCGCCTACCGATGCTGCACAGTTTGATCGGCCAGCGCGCAGCCTCGGCCAACTTCTCAGCGCTGATATCCTCTGCCATCGAGATCTACCCGCACCAGATCGACGCGGCGCTGACTGTGCTCACCGATCCTGTGCAGCGGTACCTGCTGGCTGACGAGGTGGGCCTGGGCAAAACCATCGAAGCCGGGCTGGTCATCCGCCAGCACCTCATCGACCATCCGACCGCCCGAATCGCTGTGCTGGCCCCCGACATTCTGCGCCGACAGTGGAGCAGTGAACTGCGCACCAAGTTCTTCACCGAAGACTTCCCTCAGGCGGAGATTCGGATCGGCCAGCATGAAACACCGGAACGTTGGATCGAGTATCGCGGCTTCGATTTGGTCGTCATCGACGAAGTGCACAACCTTACTCGCGCCGGCAATCCCCGCGACGAACCGTATCCGCAACTGGCGGCTCTGGCTCATGCCGTTCCCCGGTTGATCCTGCTGTCGGCGACGCCGGCCACCGCTCGCCCGGAAGTGCACCTGAGCCTGCTGCACCTGCTTGACCCCCATCTGTACCGCTGGGCGGATCTCGAACAATTCCGACAGCGCTTCGCCGATCGGCGGCGGCTTGCCAACGCCGTCCACGGGCTTAACGCAGATCTCGAAATCCTGTTACCGGATGTGCTATTGGAGATCGCGGAACTGATACCCGACGATGCCACCTTCACTCAGCTCGCCAAAAACGTCCACCAGTTCCTAACTGAGGACGACGAGTTGCGCAACGAGGCCGACCGGCCGCGGTTGGCCGGCGCCCTGGAGGTGCTGCGCGCGCACATCAGCGAGACCTACCGGCTTCACCGCCGGATGATTCGGCACCGTCGGGCGCAGGTGCTGCGCGTAACCGACGACGATCTCTTGCCGTTTGAGGTCAGCGGCCGTCGCCGCCCCGACGCCCTGACGTTGGGTGGCCAGCGGGCGGACCTCATCTACCAGGCACTTCTGGCTTGGCAGCAGCGGGTGGCTCAGTGGTTGCTGAATCATGATGACGACCATGGCGCACACGGCTATGGCCAGGTGTTGGCGGTACTCACCAGCCGGGCCGACGAACTCTCCAACGACCTTGTTGACACGCTGCGGTGGCGGCTCGATGGCGAGGCGGCTGCCGCCGACCGAGCCGGGCTGTCGGCGACCGAGCGCGCGCTGTTGCGGCAAGCACCGCCGCTACCGTTTGAACGTCAGACATTGACCGAGTTGGTCGATGCCGCAGTCAACTCGGCGCCGCGCCTCAACGGCCTGGCCAAAGCAGTCAAGGGCCGGCAACGGCCGGTCGTGTTCTGCGGTCCGGGCCAGCTAGCCGACGATCTTGAGGCGGTGTTAGCTCGACGCACCGGGTGGAACGTACTGCGGCATAGCCGCACCCGTACTGCCGCCGAGGCTGCCGCTGACGTGGACCGCTGGCGCGCCGGCGGCGCACTCCTGCTCGTCGACGGCACCGGTGAGGACGGCCTCAACCTGCAGGACGCGGATGTTGTCGTTCACTTACGTCTCCCTTGGTCGCCTAATCGCCTGGAGCAGCGGCTGGGCCGGGTGGACCGGTTCGCGGGCTGCTTCGGCACAAACGGCGAGCCTGCCCTCCAGTACTGCGAGACGGGCGGCAACGCGGACGAGTCGTTCGCCGCGGCCTGGCGTGAGTTGCTGACACGGGCATTTGGTGCGTTCGAGGGTTCGTTGTCGGCCCTGCAAGACATGTTGGACGAGTTGCAGGGCCAAGCCTGGGAGGTGGCCCTGCACGAGGGACCGACGGCAATGACGGCATTCGCCGATAAGATCAGCGGTGCGCTTGTGCGCGAGCGTCGGGAGATTGAGGCGATGGACGCGCTGGAGTCCGTCCATCACACCACGCTGGGTGTGCGCCTGGCCAAGCGAATCGACCGGATGGAGCAGCGTTGGCCGCAGCACGAAAGCGCCCTGCGCGCACTGATCCATGGCGCCGGTGGTGGCTTGCGGATGACGGCCGAGCCGGACGGCGGGCCGGTAGTCACGATCGGAGTCGACCAGCGAACTCCACCGCTGATCTCGCCGCTGATCCTGGCTAAGGAAGGTAGCCGTTTGCCGGTGGGCAGCATGACCGGAGCATTCAACCGCAACGTCAGCTTGCGTCGGCCCGGCGTGCGACTGTTCCGCATCGGCAACCCGCTCATCGAATTACTCGCCGCCGTAGTGGCAATTGACGATCGGGGACAGGCCTCCGCACTGTGGCGTTCGGGACGGTCGCAGGAATCAGTTCACTTCGGTTTTGACGTCATTGTGGAAGCTGACTTGGATGCTGCGCTCTCCCACCGGGCGGCGGGGACGGAAGCCCTACATGCCATCCGGCGTCAGGCTGACCTACTGTTGCCGCCGTTCATGGGCCGCATTTGGTTGGACGCCGCAGATGCGCAAGTCACGGACGAGGTCTTGCTGCGCTGGTTGAACGCCCCGTACCCGCACCAGCGAGACCGTAACCTCAACTCTGATCGAATCACTCCGCTGTTGGACAGTTTCGGCGGCGCTGAGCGCTTCGCCGCCGCTGCCCGCCGTGCCGAGGCTATAGCCCGGCGCCTGATCGTTCAGGGCGATCGGGTACGTGACCGGACTGCCGCAGCCTACGAGGAAGGCAAGAGGGCGCTGGCTGTTCAACGGGCGCAGGCACTGGCTCGGAAGGAGGCCGGCCGACTGCTATCAGACACCGAAAGCTACGTCACCGACGTGGCGCTGAGTGACCTCCTCGTCAATGGCCTGCGCACGCCGAAGTTGCGGGTAGTGGCCGCAATATGTGTCGTCGGGGGCGACCTGTGGGGAGCCGGCCATGCCCCACGATGA
- the dpdF gene encoding protein DpdF, with the protein MPHDDWTTAQSIWRAWPRGHADIPAAGTCRRLRDALTGITRGTARWRDLTALTRQVLLEDHARTDVQLSLVVPLDPVLPDARQWESALCATLAIQGGLRISAEPWAPHSDETAKADLCQVYVEASSRALSVPADPFWTEALGPRFTHYTSQGQRQAARTVATAPPGATVIACLPTGQGKTEVAWASVLPATRHGGVAVMVVPTVVLALDMERRLRQHLLECGNAGGAARMYAYTGGQDRATKEAIRRDIRSGQQRVVIAAPEALMTGLNSALDAAAAAGHLTHLIIDEAHIVEQWGNDFRPEFQVIAAKRRSWLDQAPPGRQVVTVAMSATLTAAQVQTLANTFGGPGPVELVWASHTRPEPIYLVDEFDDRDARDEAVLEAVGALPRPLILYTTTREDAELWRDRLDGAGFGRITRLTGESTETERRAVLAGWRGEDATGVRADTRFDVVVGTSAFGLGVDMPNVRAVVHACLPETIDRYYQEVGRGGRDGRPCVAYLATAPGDLNLAERINRMILIGDDRGWLRWQAMRSKARWLPDSRLEIDLVQLPPHLRDESARNIQWNVKLLNLMERADLIRQEAPAQRQDQGESASPAGSHPVLRVISELDGRFNDPAYFEEVFNAQRDQVQEQQRAALRQLSILVKGDRCVADVLAEHYRAPWDGGVLTTARFCRSCPYCRRTAQVADSGGLRRRGAEPWPDNARWPAPPDPLARYRGGGPLLSIAWSQRSQFDDLVPDLIEALARRGYAVVGGPGVTAAVMRRAQRRAAPNPIIVDGDNGMLNAYEGPLVWLLDDAQEPLPAALTERLAGPEPTYLVHPAELPDPHRLDTPLRYMNKSVALDILVRDSAW; encoded by the coding sequence ATGCCCCACGATGATTGGACCACCGCTCAGTCAATTTGGCGGGCGTGGCCGCGCGGCCACGCCGACATTCCGGCTGCCGGCACTTGTCGGCGACTACGCGACGCGCTGACTGGGATCACGCGTGGCACGGCCCGGTGGCGAGACCTCACCGCCCTGACCCGTCAGGTGCTACTGGAAGACCACGCCCGCACCGACGTCCAGTTGTCGCTGGTGGTACCCCTGGATCCTGTGCTGCCAGACGCCCGACAATGGGAGTCGGCGCTCTGCGCGACATTGGCCATCCAGGGCGGGCTGCGGATAAGCGCTGAACCATGGGCTCCTCACAGTGATGAGACCGCCAAGGCCGACCTGTGCCAGGTTTACGTCGAGGCTTCCAGCCGTGCACTGTCGGTGCCGGCAGACCCCTTCTGGACCGAGGCGCTGGGCCCACGGTTTACCCATTACACCTCGCAGGGGCAGCGCCAGGCCGCGCGTACCGTGGCTACGGCGCCGCCCGGCGCCACCGTCATCGCCTGTCTGCCGACGGGCCAGGGTAAGACGGAGGTGGCGTGGGCCAGCGTGTTACCGGCGACGCGACACGGTGGCGTGGCGGTGATGGTGGTACCGACCGTGGTCCTCGCTCTGGATATGGAGCGGCGACTCCGCCAGCACCTGCTTGAGTGCGGTAACGCCGGAGGTGCCGCGCGCATGTACGCCTACACAGGCGGTCAGGACCGGGCGACGAAGGAGGCGATCCGCCGCGACATTCGTTCGGGCCAACAGCGCGTGGTAATCGCAGCCCCTGAGGCGTTGATGACCGGCCTGAACAGCGCGCTGGACGCGGCCGCGGCGGCCGGTCACCTGACCCATCTGATCATCGATGAGGCGCACATCGTCGAGCAGTGGGGCAACGATTTCCGGCCGGAGTTCCAGGTGATCGCTGCCAAGCGTCGCTCCTGGCTGGACCAGGCCCCGCCCGGCCGACAGGTGGTGACCGTAGCGATGAGCGCCACACTCACCGCCGCACAGGTCCAGACGCTGGCCAATACCTTTGGCGGGCCAGGGCCTGTGGAACTGGTCTGGGCGTCGCACACCCGGCCTGAGCCGATTTACCTGGTCGACGAGTTCGACGACCGGGACGCGCGGGACGAGGCGGTGCTGGAGGCTGTCGGCGCCTTGCCCCGACCGCTGATCCTCTACACCACGACCCGTGAGGACGCCGAACTGTGGCGCGACCGACTGGATGGGGCCGGCTTCGGCAGGATCACCCGGCTGACCGGGGAGTCCACCGAGACGGAGAGACGCGCGGTGCTTGCGGGGTGGCGCGGCGAGGATGCCACCGGAGTTCGGGCCGACACCCGGTTCGACGTCGTCGTCGGCACCTCAGCGTTCGGCCTCGGCGTGGACATGCCCAACGTCCGCGCGGTCGTGCACGCCTGCCTACCCGAGACCATCGACCGCTACTACCAGGAGGTGGGGCGCGGGGGCCGAGACGGACGCCCCTGCGTGGCGTACCTGGCGACGGCGCCTGGCGACCTGAACCTGGCCGAGCGGATCAATCGCATGATACTCATCGGCGACGACCGCGGCTGGCTACGGTGGCAGGCCATGCGCAGCAAGGCGCGGTGGCTGCCGGACAGCAGGCTGGAGATCGACCTGGTCCAGCTACCGCCGCACCTCCGCGACGAATCCGCCCGCAACATCCAGTGGAACGTCAAGCTGCTCAACCTGATGGAGCGGGCCGACTTGATTCGCCAGGAGGCGCCGGCCCAGCGGCAGGACCAGGGCGAGAGCGCCTCGCCTGCGGGTAGCCATCCGGTGCTCCGGGTCATCTCCGAACTGGACGGGCGGTTCAATGACCCTGCCTACTTTGAGGAAGTATTCAACGCCCAGCGCGACCAGGTGCAGGAGCAGCAGCGCGCCGCGCTCCGCCAGCTGTCCATCCTCGTCAAGGGAGACCGCTGCGTCGCGGACGTACTGGCCGAGCATTACCGGGCGCCGTGGGACGGCGGGGTGCTGACGACCGCGCGCTTCTGTCGCAGCTGCCCCTACTGCCGTCGCACCGCCCAAGTTGCCGACTCCGGCGGCCTGCGCCGGCGTGGGGCCGAACCATGGCCGGACAACGCCCGCTGGCCTGCGCCGCCCGACCCATTGGCCCGGTACCGGGGGGGTGGTCCGCTACTGAGCATCGCCTGGTCGCAGCGTTCCCAATTCGACGACCTGGTACCGGACCTGATTGAGGCGCTGGCCCGCCGTGGTTACGCGGTGGTGGGCGGCCCCGGCGTGACCGCGGCGGTGATGCGGCGAGCGCAGCGCCGGGCTGCGCCGAACCCGATCATAGTGGACGGCGACAACGGCATGCTCAATGCGTACGAAGGACCACTGGTCTGGCTGCTGGACGACGCTCAGGAGCCACTGCCAGCAGCGTTGACCGAACGCCTGGCCGGGCCGGAACCAACCTACCTCGTCCATCCGGCCGAACTGCCTGATCCGCACCGGCTGGATACGCCGTTGCGGTACATGAACAAATCCGTCGCGCTCGACATCCTGGTGAGGGACTCCGCATGGTAG
- the dpdG gene encoding protein DpdG gives MVALINVESSLPRPLWALVRHLAGQPRKRQRLPDAEAVLSPPSLIPGGDKQRTFERAVGTAEELGLVERIEENLVLSADAGAVGGENIEAFYDLLRRRVLTRVDAETLATDPSQTRGKDLLRSLCWFLTLDSQVALVTANTFGSEQHNALAEDLGNPLKNMARWNGFTYWAPALGFADTPLLPYSGARALVPDCTRAVRRTVRETWRPGTQLTAREFVDGLLEALPVLPGGRSSLALGLEPRLHDVSATLSFALQRGCEEGWLILSAPSDAAGGVQYSDPRAAGGVGRFTDVQIGADDNV, from the coding sequence ATGGTAGCGCTGATCAACGTCGAGTCGTCGCTACCGCGACCGTTGTGGGCCCTGGTCCGCCACCTCGCCGGCCAGCCGCGCAAGCGGCAGCGACTGCCCGACGCCGAAGCCGTTCTCAGCCCACCGAGCCTCATCCCCGGGGGTGACAAGCAGCGGACCTTCGAACGGGCAGTGGGTACCGCCGAGGAACTCGGCCTGGTCGAGCGGATCGAGGAGAACCTCGTGCTGTCCGCCGACGCGGGGGCGGTCGGCGGCGAGAACATCGAAGCCTTCTACGACCTGCTGCGCCGGCGCGTGCTCACCCGGGTCGACGCCGAGACACTCGCCACCGACCCGTCACAGACGCGGGGCAAGGACCTGCTGCGCTCCCTGTGCTGGTTCCTGACCCTGGACAGCCAGGTGGCCCTGGTGACGGCGAACACCTTCGGTAGCGAACAGCACAACGCGCTGGCCGAGGACCTTGGGAATCCGCTGAAGAACATGGCGCGGTGGAACGGCTTTACCTACTGGGCGCCCGCCCTGGGCTTCGCCGACACGCCACTGCTGCCATACAGTGGGGCGCGGGCACTGGTGCCCGACTGCACCCGGGCGGTACGGCGCACGGTGCGGGAGACGTGGCGGCCAGGTACCCAACTGACCGCCCGCGAATTCGTCGACGGGCTGCTCGAGGCGCTGCCGGTGCTGCCCGGTGGGCGTTCCAGTCTGGCGCTGGGTCTCGAACCGCGTCTGCATGACGTGTCGGCCACGCTGTCGTTCGCGCTGCAACGAGGCTGTGAAGAAGGCTGGTTGATTTTGAGCGCGCCCTCGGACGCCGCCGGCGGCGTCCAGTACAGCGACCCGCGCGCCGCCGGTGGCGTAGGCCGGTTCACCGACGTCCAGATTGGAGCAGACGACAATGTCTGA